The Acidimicrobiia bacterium genome has a window encoding:
- a CDS encoding 5-formyltetrahydrofolate cyclo-ligase, whose product MATKRLWREWADGQVWTVDTERIRSGIEAFLRGLEAPIVLTYSAMPGEADVESIEGAGQLLLTRTPEVGGLTVHRADSPMETHRWGYRQPVAEAARVESMEIDVVLVPGALFDRRGGRLGHGRGYYDRLLVTCRPDVIRVGVTTAGAIVERIPTEPHDIAMTHLATEAGVRQVSG is encoded by the coding sequence ATGGCGACAAAACGATTGTGGCGAGAGTGGGCCGACGGTCAGGTCTGGACGGTCGATACTGAGCGGATCCGATCCGGGATCGAAGCCTTTCTCAGGGGACTTGAAGCTCCGATCGTGTTGACGTATTCGGCGATGCCCGGGGAAGCCGATGTTGAGTCAATCGAAGGGGCGGGCCAACTGCTCCTTACCCGGACGCCAGAGGTAGGGGGCCTCACCGTTCATCGGGCGGATTCTCCGATGGAAACCCACCGCTGGGGATACCGGCAACCTGTGGCAGAGGCGGCCCGGGTTGAATCCATGGAAATCGATGTGGTACTGGTTCCTGGCGCACTATTTGATAGACGAGGCGGCCGCCTTGGCCACGGGCGAGGGTATTACGATCGGCTGCTCGTCACCTGCCGACCTGATGTGATTCGAGTGGGGGTAACCACGGCCGGCGCGATTGTTGAAAGAATCCCCACGGAGCCGCATGACATTGCGATGACCCACCTCGCCACTGAGGCTGGTGTTCGCCAGGTGTCAGGATGA
- a CDS encoding DNA polymerase Y family protein, whose protein sequence is MERVMCIWWETWALFRPDAPSDKPCVVTDNHHVVAANQAARTAGVVRGMKRRSAEAICPGGLVLDRDISAELARFEPVVRSIEDLVPMVEVAEPGLIFFDIAGAVAFYGGERELVELVAKTIQTRERPRIGVANSPFAARRAAGVAHPGGVYAVTDDATFLTDVAIDSLTNQDLVATFRWLGISTLGQLSQLPRDTIVSRFGAEGLRAHQLASGQDRSTQPRAVPVDVFVEQRFEDPLERLEQVGFAARAAAAELVGELRRNGSATHRVEVEAEAADGAIRLRVWRNADPFDEGMLAERVWWQLRAWIESHGITGGMVRLRLSPADVSGGGRQLGFFEDTMAVMEADRALARVQALIGPDQVLGAVPQGGRDPADRVSWHRWGELPELVAPTAPWPGATPGPSPALVTSQRIEVEWDEEQPTRVRLRSRWEPVLNWAGPWRRTGRWWTGEPDADRYQLVTSAGALLCERRDGGMYLTGLYD, encoded by the coding sequence ATGGAACGAGTGATGTGCATCTGGTGGGAAACCTGGGCACTGTTTCGCCCGGACGCGCCGTCGGATAAGCCATGTGTGGTAACTGATAACCATCATGTCGTTGCCGCCAATCAGGCTGCTCGGACTGCTGGAGTCGTCCGGGGTATGAAGCGGCGAAGTGCCGAGGCGATCTGTCCGGGAGGTTTGGTGCTCGACCGGGACATCTCCGCCGAACTAGCCCGATTTGAACCAGTGGTCCGTAGCATTGAGGATCTGGTTCCGATGGTCGAAGTAGCCGAACCCGGATTGATATTTTTTGATATCGCCGGGGCGGTTGCCTTCTATGGGGGTGAGAGGGAACTCGTCGAACTTGTTGCCAAAACCATTCAGACCCGTGAACGACCACGGATCGGGGTAGCCAATAGTCCATTTGCTGCCCGACGAGCCGCCGGAGTAGCTCACCCTGGTGGGGTTTATGCCGTTACCGATGACGCCACGTTCTTGACTGACGTGGCCATCGATTCCCTTACCAACCAGGATTTGGTGGCTACGTTTCGTTGGTTGGGTATATCCACACTCGGTCAATTGTCGCAACTGCCTCGCGACACCATTGTTTCTCGTTTCGGGGCGGAAGGGTTACGGGCTCATCAGCTGGCCAGTGGACAGGATCGCTCGACCCAACCTCGAGCTGTGCCCGTCGATGTATTCGTCGAGCAGCGGTTTGAGGATCCGCTGGAGCGTCTGGAACAGGTTGGATTCGCGGCCAGAGCTGCGGCGGCCGAACTGGTGGGGGAGTTGCGAAGAAACGGTTCAGCCACTCATCGGGTAGAGGTTGAAGCTGAAGCGGCGGATGGGGCTATTCGATTGCGGGTTTGGAGAAATGCAGATCCCTTTGATGAGGGGATGTTGGCCGAGCGTGTCTGGTGGCAATTGCGAGCCTGGATCGAATCGCATGGCATAACTGGCGGGATGGTTCGGCTGCGCCTGTCTCCTGCCGATGTGTCAGGGGGAGGGCGTCAATTGGGTTTCTTCGAAGACACAATGGCAGTGATGGAGGCCGATCGAGCTTTGGCCAGGGTGCAAGCCTTGATCGGTCCTGATCAGGTGTTGGGGGCGGTACCCCAAGGCGGGCGTGACCCCGCTGACCGGGTGAGTTGGCATCGATGGGGTGAACTACCGGAACTCGTTGCGCCAACCGCTCCTTGGCCCGGGGCGACTCCCGGTCCATCGCCCGCCCTGGTTACCTCACAGCGAATCGAAGTGGAATGGGATGAGGAGCAACCCACCCGTGTTCGGCTACGTAGTCGCTGGGAGCCAGTTCTCAATTGGGCGGGTCCGTGGCGTCGGACTGGCCGGTGGTGGACTGGCGAGCCCGATGCGGATCGGTATCAGTTGGTCACTTCGGCAGGAGCATTGCTGTGTGAACGGCGAGATGGGGGAATGTATCTCACTGGCCTCTATGACTGA
- a CDS encoding 1-acyl-sn-glycerol-3-phosphate acyltransferase, whose amino-acid sequence MIAWIRTGLLIVSGFVVTLIVSAILIAVAAVRPNSPLLDRILRKWSQAWFTLGGVTFSAEGATIDESRSYVIVSNHQSNFDIMADLLAVPVPGRFMAKKELYRIPVVGAAMKATGMVKVDRTQHGSSVHAQLTADTWANTDAARSVIVYPEGTRSRTGELMAFKRGAFAIAIAGQLPILPVTIAGSYRAWPPRGAVRGGPIVARVHDPIETVGMTKNDIASLSERVRAAIAADLADLNDQLSTDPHHQSRK is encoded by the coding sequence ATGATTGCTTGGATCAGAACAGGCCTACTCATAGTGAGCGGCTTTGTCGTCACGCTCATAGTCTCCGCGATATTAATCGCCGTGGCGGCCGTTCGACCGAACTCGCCCCTGCTTGACCGGATACTCAGAAAATGGAGCCAAGCCTGGTTCACGTTGGGAGGCGTCACATTCTCCGCGGAAGGAGCCACGATTGACGAATCCCGATCATATGTGATCGTGTCGAACCACCAGTCGAATTTCGACATCATGGCCGATCTGTTGGCGGTACCGGTTCCCGGCCGGTTCATGGCCAAGAAAGAGCTGTATCGGATCCCGGTGGTTGGTGCTGCAATGAAAGCAACCGGGATGGTCAAAGTTGACCGGACCCAACACGGATCAAGCGTCCATGCTCAGCTGACAGCAGACACCTGGGCCAACACCGATGCCGCCCGCAGCGTCATCGTCTATCCCGAAGGAACCCGAAGTCGAACCGGGGAACTCATGGCCTTCAAACGAGGAGCGTTCGCAATCGCCATCGCCGGCCAGCTTCCGATCTTGCCAGTTACCATCGCAGGGTCCTACCGGGCCTGGCCACCCAGAGGAGCTGTCCGGGGCGGACCGATCGTGGCCAGGGTCCATGATCCAATCGAGACGGTCGGCATGACCAAAAATGACATCGCGTCGCTTTCCGAACGGGTCCGAGCGGCGATTGCCGCCGATCTAGCCGATCTCAATGACCAACTTTCGACCGACCCGCACCACCAGAGCCGAAAGTGA